The Vanessa atalanta chromosome 12, ilVanAtal1.2, whole genome shotgun sequence nucleotide sequence tttcGTTCATTTGATATAATGGCTTCAAATGGTATTGACTGTCTCGCAGTAAATCCTTTGTAAGTTTTGAAAATCAAGGAAAAATGACCGgatttaccaattttttttctcatttcgTACAACAGAGGTATCTAAAACAATCATATTTTCGAATTGATACATTTGTGACTATGATgactttaataaagaaaattccgttagtaaaaaataatgtaaattaaatatgcttTTCGTATTTTAATGTATCGGCCTCATAAggaatatatatagatttatttgtaattcattataatttataaaattgaaataatatttttaaaaaaaaccacttgcgtcattattaaatatttaacgaaaattAATGAAGTTCTGTCCTTTGTTCTAAATGACTATCAACGCACGGCACATAGGTTTATGTTATAAGGTAAGCATCTGTTAAAAAAGgatgttttgaattttattagtaCGATGTCGGGACAGGCAAttagtgttttttaaaaattatggttACCTTATATTCATCAAACTGATTCAAGTCAACTTTGTTAATTACAGCTAGTGGACAAACTGTTTTGAAAAAAGATTTACTGCTTATTTTGATCTCATAATATACTTTTGCAATTGAATCTTCGTAACTTGAAGGCAGATCAGGTGGTAAGAAGAAATTAAATGGACGCGTAAATATTCCTGATTCTATTGTTGTTCCTAAAAAAGAAAGTAAAACAGCTTAAATtccctataaaataaattagagagaatggtacatttaattattcgttCTGTCACTCGTTGTTCACTCTACTATACTACTAGatcaaatgttttgtttagtttatacagttatttaaaaacattgaatattataataccaaAACTTACAGGTAAACTTAAGGTATGGTAAATTTTagggaaattaattaaaaaaaatgaaaagtaaaacATACGCAACCAACGATATAAAACGGCGGGCATTGCTCCATTAtcaattttttcttcaaattaggAAATAAATTTCGAGTAAAATTTAACCCACAGATAAAATGACTAAattttttcaagtttttaaaactaagaataattgaattaaaaaaacaactgacTGTAATGTGAAATATAAGCATGAATTTGGAGATTTGAGTTAATAAAGATATAAGATTTAagtacttgttttatttttcgcgAGGTTAGTAGGAACGAGGAAAATGCAAAAGTATAAGATAGCTGCAGCTGCAATCAGTCGTTTAAACATGTGAGTCAAGTCAGCAAGTCGATTTGACAAGACATGTTGACTTCTCTTATATGCAATACTGAAAGTACAATCATATAATTACGACTTAATAGAAAAGGACGGGAATGagagaaaaaagtatatttgaaaGTGTTTTTCTCTTTTTACAACTAGATGTATTTCCTGATTTAAAACtgcctatattttaaatacaaaacgtCTGCATTATTAGCATAAACTCTTATAAAACAACTCACCCTTTAAGTCCCCGAAAACATCAACCGTAACACTAAAAACTTCTCTCTTTTcagaatattttcttataaatggtACTGTGGGTGAAGATCTGGCCCAGCTTGCTTTACTGATACCTTTTACTTTGAAATCAATTTCTAAAAAAGTGTTTTCCTTTAGTTATCTTATAAATTcagtatttatgttaaaattttgcgCTTacaccttaataaataaaaaaaatctaaatttaagcaGTGATGGGAGTCATTCGAGTCAAAAAACCCCCCTTATTCGAAGGCTGAAACCGCCCTCGAGTCTTGATGATCGTCTTATTAATGGTATCCGATGAGCTAATTAGtttttaagtacttaaataatttgacCAATAcgtaggtatttaaataaaaatgta carries:
- the LOC125067820 gene encoding uncharacterized protein LOC125067820; the encoded protein is MAWDTCKIALHSPHGGFFYTNDIVSGFVILDVREDFKVKQIDFKVKGISKASWARSSPTVPFIRKYSEKREVFSVTVDVFGDLKGTTIESGIFTRPFNFFLPPDLPSSYEDSIAKVYYEIKISSKSFFKTVCPLAVINKVDLNQFDEYKIPLLYEMRKKIGKSGHFSLIFKTYKGFTARQSIPFEAIISNERKIKVRKIMVYLIKKIEYNVSSGFNIAEKTLCESVYKNVLNIVSQTCCFNMEIPHDVTPSTIRMNDLMVSISYSLRVKVTFLFYLPLVIDIPVTIASVPIAYNT